Proteins from a single region of Saccharopolyspora pogona:
- a CDS encoding phage protein Gp36 family protein translates to MYAQVDEVRAVLARDPSQFANTAASLDDAAITGHIASAQAQVDGRLAGRYTVPFPADAVPQLVVDITRDIAAYLADLTYRQGLDYETDRDPVVLRYQQAMQLLGQIAGGQIDLPVEPGTSETGGLLTARNRYGGDLFGLSDFGLGVRDGW, encoded by the coding sequence ATGTACGCGCAGGTGGACGAGGTGCGTGCCGTGCTGGCCCGGGATCCGAGCCAGTTCGCCAACACGGCCGCGTCGCTAGATGACGCCGCGATCACCGGACACATCGCCTCTGCGCAGGCGCAGGTCGACGGCCGGCTGGCGGGCCGCTACACGGTCCCGTTCCCCGCGGATGCGGTGCCGCAGCTGGTCGTCGACATCACCCGCGACATCGCCGCCTACCTCGCGGATCTGACGTACCGGCAGGGCCTGGACTACGAGACCGATCGGGATCCGGTGGTGTTGCGCTATCAGCAGGCGATGCAGCTGTTGGGGCAGATCGCGGGCGGCCAGATCGACCTGCCGGTCGAGCCGGGCACGTCGGAAACCGGTGGGCTGCTGACCGCCCGGAACCGCTACGGCGGAGACCTTTTTGGGCTGTCCGATTTCGGTTTGGGGGTGCGTGATGGCTGGTGA
- a CDS encoding phage tail terminator protein encodes MWATKDIIDWLQTLGITVPLHPGTQRIPEMPDRIAVVTPLPGTGLSMEGLADSPGFQLRCRGAQMDPDDCEAIAYDADRRILGADFPATLGIVQLTAVTRSGGRPALLSAVPDAANRTEMVCTYLTTIMEVSNG; translated from the coding sequence ATGTGGGCCACCAAGGACATCATCGACTGGCTGCAAACGCTGGGGATCACGGTGCCGCTGCACCCCGGGACGCAGCGGATCCCGGAGATGCCAGACCGGATCGCCGTGGTCACCCCGCTACCAGGCACGGGGTTGAGCATGGAGGGTCTCGCCGACAGCCCAGGGTTTCAACTGCGGTGCCGAGGCGCGCAGATGGATCCGGACGACTGCGAGGCGATTGCCTACGACGCAGACCGGCGCATCCTGGGCGCTGATTTCCCGGCCACGCTTGGGATCGTGCAGCTGACTGCGGTGACCCGCTCTGGTGGGCGGCCGGCGCTGCTGTCGGCCGTCCCAGACGCGGCAAATCGAACCGAGATGGTGTGCACCTACCTCACGACGATCATGGAGGTTTCGAATGGCTGA
- a CDS encoding phage tail tube protein → MPALIPQYDGPKVLTGLAAVYLAPYNPTTPPSLPAETVDLGTAWTTPWVPIGATMEGVSFNYSRDTDQIVIEEQMTPVDERTKSLTFTVDVDLAQDTLQTMKWAYGGGTITTTAAATGVPGTSTLVIADEMDDLVLGLEGQNDKGFWRRILIPRVKSVADVKTTYRRSNSPRTYAISLRSLVAPSQVTIKNMDAEAL, encoded by the coding sequence ATGCCGGCTCTTATTCCGCAGTACGACGGCCCCAAGGTTCTGACCGGGTTGGCCGCGGTCTACCTGGCCCCCTACAACCCCACTACGCCCCCATCTCTGCCGGCTGAAACCGTCGATCTGGGCACGGCGTGGACGACCCCGTGGGTGCCGATCGGCGCGACCATGGAGGGCGTCAGCTTCAACTACAGCCGTGACACCGACCAGATCGTCATCGAGGAGCAGATGACGCCGGTGGACGAGCGCACCAAATCGCTGACGTTCACGGTGGATGTCGATCTCGCCCAGGACACGTTGCAGACGATGAAGTGGGCCTACGGGGGCGGCACGATCACTACTACGGCCGCTGCGACTGGTGTTCCGGGCACGTCGACGCTGGTCATCGCCGATGAGATGGATGACTTGGTGCTCGGCTTGGAGGGTCAGAACGACAAGGGGTTCTGGCGGCGCATCCTGATTCCGCGGGTGAAGTCGGTCGCGGATGTGAAGACGACCTACCGGCGCAGCAACTCGCCACGCACCTATGCGATCAGTCTCCGTTCGTTGGTCGCCCCGTCGCAGGTGACGATCAAGAACATGGACGCCGAAGCGCTCTGA